TGGCCGGGGGGTCGGCCTGCCCGTTGGGGGGAGGCGTCGGCACGTCTGTCGCGACGTCCACGACCCCGTCGATGGTTGCCGTGGGTCGGGCGGGATTGCTGGACAGGAGCATGGTGAACGGGTTCCCCTCGTCGAGATCGAGGGAGTCCATCCACCCGTCGTCCACCACGGCGGCCAGCAGTTCGAACGGGTACGTGACGGCGGATGCGACGCCTCCCGGCCGGGAGGCGGACACGGCAGCGACATCGACCCGCCCGCCGGCCGCGGGGGAGGAACCGACGGCGAAACCGGTCTGCCCGATTTCCAGCAGACCCGTATCGATGGCGGCGAAAACGCCGGCGTCGGGACGGCTGGAGGGCCCCCGCGCACCGATCAGGCCGAAATGGTGATTGAAAACCGGCTGCTCGAAGCGGCGCCAGAGGGAGTCGCTCATCCCGGCGAAGCCCACGGGAAGCAGCCGCGTCCCGTTCGCGGTTTCGGACGCGAGGGGGAGGTTCAGGACGGCCCGGGACGAGGGACCCGCCGGCCTCTGCGCGGTGGCCGGGGCGGACCCCCACTCCAGCGCCGGCTTGAAGGCCAGAGCCAGGGCGACGATCAATGTTTTGACGGCGAGTGACTTCACAGGAATCCTAAAACCGTCGTCTTCCATTTCTCACGATAGCACCGCCCGCTCGGTACTGTCAAGAAAAAACTTTTTACCAATCGAATTTTAGTTCAACCTTCCTGAGAAACGACTTCGTTATCTGCCCAGGCCGCTCTCCCGGAGTTCGACCTCGGCACGATAGGTTTCGATGGCCTCTTCCAGGCGGCCGTCGTTCTTGAGCATCCCCGCCTTCACGTTGAGGACCCGGGCCTTGTTCTCCGTCACCTGGAGCTGCCGGAAGCCGATCTCGAGGACCTGGTAGGCCATCTCTTTCTGCCCGCGGTCGTAGATCTTCCGGGCGACGATGACGGTCTCCTTCATCAACGCTTCCTCGAAGCGGAGGGGCAGACGCAGGTCCATGATGACCCGGAACTCCTGCATCGCGCGCTTGAAGTCACCTTTCTGGATCAGCAGTTGAATGATCTCGTGCTGCGATTCCGCGATGGAGAGGAGCCGGAGGGTCGCGTCATCGACCGAGGGCCCGGGGGCGGACTGCCCGGGAACAGCAGCCGTCGCCAGCGCCAGCAGCAACACCCCCTTCAACACGACCCGCAAAATGCGGGGCACGGGATGGTTGTGAAAAAGGGCGCTCATGATCTATCTCCTTGTCTCGTTCATTTTCCATGGATTCTCGAACGGGTTCTCCCCGTCGGCGATCCGGGGGTCCGCCTGGTTGATGGCCAGGAAGGGGTTCTCCGCCTCCGTTGCCGCCGCGCCGGTCTCCACTTCCCGCTGAACCTGGAAGGGATTCTCGCCCGTGGGGGAGACCATGTGCATCGCGGCGTGGTAGTGCCGGTCGATGGCGACCAGGATCAGCCGGTCTTCGCGAACCTGCTGCTCCCGCACCGTGAAGACGCACAGCAGGGCAGAGAGCAGGACGAGGACCAGGGCCGCGGCGGTCTGGAGGGCGAACGCCCGGTTCGGCCGGGAGGGGAAGGCCGTCACCCGGCCGGCGTCCGCCGCCAGGGCCGACTCGATCCGTCCCCAGAGTTCGGGGGAAGGCCGGTGTCGGGGGGCGTGCTCCCGGAAGAGGCGGTCCATCGCCGCTTCTTCGCGGTCGAGGTCGCCGCAGGGCCCGCACCGCCGGATATGCTCCGCCAGGGCCGGGTCGAAAGACCGGCTGGAGGCTCGGAGGATGATTTTCTTTTTCGGACAGGCCATCGCTCAACCCTGTTTGAGATAGTGACGAATCGAATCCTTCGCGAACACCCGGGCGCGGTAGATGTCCGTCTTCACCGCCAGAAGCGACCGGCCCACGATCTGAGCGATTTCCTTGTAGCTCTTCTCGTGAATGACCGACAGGATGAACACTTCCCGCAGCTTCGGCGGCAGGGTGTCCAGCGCCCTCTGAACGACCGTCGCCAGTTCGTCCCCGAGCACGCGCTCCTCCGGGTTCCGGGAGTTCTCGGTGGGGTCGGCGTCGTCGCCCTCGGGGGTCGAGGCGCCGGGGAAGACCGTTTCCTCCGTCCGCCGCTTCCGGAACCGCTGGTAGGCCTCGTTGCGGGCGATCCGGTACAGCCACTGCTCGAAGCGCCCCGCCTCCTTCAGCGTGTGCAGCGCCCGGAAAGCCAGCACGAAGGTGTCCTGCGTGATGTCTTCCGCGTCTTCCCGGCGCTTCACCATGCTCAGGATGAAGTTGAAGATCCGCTGTGCAAAGATCCCGTAAAGCTCATGCCTCGCTTCGATGTCGCCAACTGCCGCTTTTCGAATGAGATCCTCGAGGCAATTTCCCATGGAGGCATTCTCTGTCACGCTGTTCTCTCTCACAGATCAGACGGTCCACATAATATTGATCTGGGACGGAATTGAAAGTTGCTATTTTTTCGACAAAAGAGGGAGCCTTTCGGCTCCCTCCGTGTTCGGGGACGTTCAAGCGCCCGGTGGCGGCGGGCCCGCCAGGGACTCCGGTGGCAGGGTTCGGGCCGAGCTTTTCGGGGGCTCCGGCTCCGGCTCCGGCTTCTTCGCCGGGTCCGCCGCGGGTTCCGGGATATCGATCTTCTCCGGGTCCTTCGGTTTCTCCTTGTCCGGGTTGGTGTCGGCGGAGGGCCTGGGCTCCGGCGGGGCGACGGCCGCGGTTTCATCGCCGGCGCCGTCCTTCGCTTCTTCCTTCTTGCCGTCTTCCTTCTTCTTCTTTTTCGCCTCGTCCTTCTTCTTGTCCTTCTTCTTCTTCTCCTCGGGGGGCTGGTAGACGCCGTACTCGCGGTGTTTCTTCTTGTTGCGAATGAAGTTGTTGATGTTCTTGAGGCTGTGCTGCACGGCGTCGGAGGTCTTGATGAGGTCCTCGGAAGTGTGGATGACGTGCGGCGTCAGGATCACCAGGAGTTCGTTGCGGGTCTTGCTCTTGCTGGAATCCCCGAAGAGCCAGCCGAGGACGGGGATGCGGCTCAGGCCGGGGAGACCGGCCACCGACGTGCCGTCCCGCTCCCGGATGATCCCGGCGAGGACCACCGACGCGCCGTCCTGGACCACCATGGTGGTGTTCAGGGCGGCCCGGCTGATGGGAGGCGAACCGGCCAGGCCCTTGGAGGCCTCGCCGGGCGTGCTGACCTCCGTGGCGATCTCCATGGTCACCACGCCCGCGGCGCTGATGCGGGGCGCCACGTTGAGGCTGACGCCCGTGGAGCGGTACTGGATCTGGGTGTTCGTGATGTTGTACTGGTTGTTGTCGGGGGTGGTCCCGCCCAGGTAGGGGTTGGTGAAGCTGCTGGTGGCGATGGGGATCTCGTCGCCGACGTTGAAGGTCGCCTGGTTGCCGTCCAGGACCAGCAGGGCCGGCGAGTCGAGCACCTGGACCTTGGTGATGGACTCGAGGGTGTTCAGGAGCAGGTCCACCTGCCGCTGCCCGTTCAGGCCGAAGGTGAACAGGGTGGAGATGGTCAGGCCGGGCTTGGTGGCGTCGCTCGGGGTGAACTGGCCCTGGGTGGGGGGATAGATGTCGTTGCCGTCCGCGTCGCCTCGCCCCTTCAGCCAGGCCCCGACCCCGTAGGTGAGGGTGCCCTGAAGCTGGACGGCGATGATCTTGGCCTCGACGAGCACCTGGCGGGGCAGCACGTCGAGCTTCTTGATGGTCTTCAGCAGGAACTCGTAGTCCGCCTGGGTGCCCTGGATGATCAGGGAGTTGTTCAGGTCGTCACAGATGATCTTGACGTTGCCGGAGAGGCCCTGGATGGCCACGCCCTCGCCGCCCTTGGTGGTCCCTTTCAGCTCGGGCTGGATGACCTGCCCCCCCATGGGGACGCTGGGCTGGCCGCTGGCGGTGGTGGAGGCCTCGCCCGTGGCAACCGTTTTCTGACGCGGGCCTACCGCGCCGGTCTGGGCGCCCATGTCCTCGAAAAGCTGGCCCAGGATGTCGGCGATGTTGGTGGCCGTGGTGTTCTCCACCTTGTAGACGAAGGTCTCGACGCCCCGGGCAGCCGGCGCGTCCAGCTTCTCGATCCACTTCTTGACCTGGTCCATGGCGTTCGGGGTGCGGCAGACCACCAGCACGGAGTTCAGCCGGGGAACGGCGATGAACTTGATGCCCGTACTGTTCGACCCGGCGCTGAAGACCACCGTGAGGTCCTTGGTCACGTCCTCGGCCTTGTTGAACTGGATGGGGACGAGTTCGAGCATGTTGACCTCGAAGAAACCGTTGTCCAGGATCTCGACGATGTCGAGCAGTTTCTTGAGGTTGTCGCCGAAGTCGGAGATCATCAGGATGTTGTAGGTCTCCAGGTTGATGATCTGGGTGTTGTCCGTCTTGAACTCGTCGAGGATCCGGGCCAGCTCGCCCGCCGGCATGAACTGGACGGGGATGATGTAAGTGTTGAGCTCCTCGCCGACCACGTCCTCCCGCCCCTTGATCCGCTTGATTTCCGACGGGTACTTCTTGCCTTCCTGGATGGGCACGAAGTGATAGATCTCGCCGGACTTGACGATCGTCGCCCCGTTGATGCGGAGGATGTCGATCAGGATGGGCATCAAGGCCTCCCGTGGAACCGGCTTCTTGATGCTGATGTTGACCTTGTTGGCCTGGACCTTGGCGTCGATGAGGTAGTCCATCTCCAATTGCTTGCAGATCAGGTCGATGAAGTCGAAGAGGTCCGCATCGTAGATCTGGAGGTTGAACCCCGCGCCCGACGAGGACCGGCTGAGGCCGTCGGACACCGGCCGCGAGGGTCGCGGCGACGGTGACGGCGCCGGCTCGGGTCCCTGGGGGGAATCGGGCGACGGCGTGATCCCGGGGGCGGGTGCGCCCGGGCCGAAGGGGATCGGGGTGGGCGAGCCCGCGGGACGCATCACGCTGGGCCGCATCGGGGGACGCTCCTTCACCTTCGGGGGCACCTTGTCGGGGTCGTCCTGGGCCGGCGCCAGTCCGAAGGCCAGGACCGCCAGGACGAGGCACGTGGTGAACGGTTTCCACGGGAATCTCTTCATATCATGAACTCCTTGCTCGGTTTTCCGGTATGGCATACGGTGCTTCTAGTTCTTCCGGCGCTGGTTGAACGGGTTCGTGCGCTGGGTGGAGGCTGCCCCGCCGAACGGGGATTGGGACCGGGTGGCCCCGCCCGAGTTGATCGAGGTCCCGAACACGTCGCGGGCGGTGGCGCCGCGCCCGCCGGGCCCGGCCTGCTCGCCGCCCGGGCGGCCGGACGCCGGGCCGGCGGCCCCACCCCCGGACATCACCTTGACGGCCGGGGTCGGGGCCGAGGCCGCGGAAGGCGCCGCCACGGGCCCGCCGGCCATCCGTCCGCCGCCGCTGGTCCCCCCGGACCCGATGGTCACCACCCCGCCGCCCCCGCCGCCGGAGCCGTTGATGGTCACCACGCCCTGCCCGATGGCCCCGCCGCCCCCGCGGGGAACGTTTGCGGGGAAGGCGCCGTGGCCCCCCGGCCCCCCGGAAGCCTGGCGGGTCGGCTTGGAGATGAACTCCTCGTACTTCTGCGCGGTCAGGCCGCGGATCTCCTCGTCCTTGGCCCGCTGAGGGTCGTCCCACAGCAGGTTGAAGCCCTTGTCGTCGATGCTGGTCACCCGCCACTTGTCTTCCCAGAAGTCCCCCACCTTCAGCTCGTCCGGGTAGCCCTTGCCGCCGGCGTTCTGGGGCTTGACGCCCACGTAGTCGACCTCCCCCTTGCGGGTGATGTACTTGATCTGGGGCGGGTTCTTCAGCTGCACCGGCGGGAGCGGGGGCAGCATCTGCGCCGGGTCGACGATCACCGAGTTCCGGTCCTTGTGGAAGAGGTTCTTCTCCCCGATCACCGCCACCACGTCCGGCGTGACGGTGGTCTTCGGCAGGGCGATCAGCGGGACGTCGAAGTTCTGGACCGCCTTCTTCTGCCGCTTCGCGATCTCCTCCATCAGCTTGCCGACGCTGTTGGTCTTCTGCCAGGTCTTGAGGTCCTGCGAATAGACGATGAAAAGGGCGACCCCGAAGATCAGCAGGACGAGGTTGACGCCGATCAGCACGTACTTTTTCATGATTGCACCTCCCTGAGCGGGTTGGGGCTCAGACCCGGGTTTCCTTCTTCTTGGTGTCCGTTTCCTTCTTTTCCGGCTTGAAGATGTAGGTCGACAGGTAGAGGACGCCATTCACCGTCTTGTCGGGGGCGACGCTGAAGGACTTGACGTCGAGACGTTCCACGTAGGCGAACTTGTCCAGGTTTTCCAGGCTCTCGAGGAGCTTGGCCAGCTGGTCGGGCGTGCACTTGATGTACGCCACCACCTTGACCCGGAGGAAGTCGGCCAGGAAGGGGTCCTTGTCGACCACGTCCTTCGGGATCCGCTCGGGCTTGACCGCCTGGTCGATGCGGGTGATGCCGATCCCGTTGGCCGTCGCCCGGTCCGTGACGATCTTCAGAAGCTCGGCGGAAACGGCTTCCGAATCCCCCGTGAACAGAAAGCCGGAGGCCTTCTTCAGGTCGGCCTCGAGGCGTTCGAGCTTGCGCTGATAATTTCCCTTCTCGTTGATGGCGGCCTGCTTGCGGACGATGACGTCCCTCAGGGAACGGATGGTCTCCTCTTCCTGCTTCTTCTCCTCGCCGAAGTCGGACTCGTCCCAGTAGAGCATGGGGGCGAGGGAAACCAGCACGGCCAGCCCGCCGGTCATGATGGCCCGGCGGACGTACTCCCGCCGACCGCCCTTCCCCAGCCGGAAAACCGCCTTCACCCGCCGGGAGAACTGGAGGTAGGCGAGCCAGGCGCTGCAGAGGACCACGAAGGCCCACCCCTCGATCATCTCCACCTCGTACACGACGAACCAGAGGAGATTCGAAAGGACGACGGCCCCGAGGAGGGCCTGGACCGTCTTCGAGCCGTACGGCTTCTCCCGGAGGAGCAGGTAGAGGCACAGGATGAGCCAGAACGTGTTCAGCCCCACCAGCACCAGGACCTTGCCGCCGCCGATGGGCGAGTCGTCCCCGACCAGGGGGACCTCGGTGAACGCGTAAAAGAAGATGAGGAAGAGGAAGGTGACGACGCACAGCAGGTTCCAGAAAAAGAAGACTCTCAGCCAGCCTTCAGACTTGTTTATCGCACTCATGCCGCCACCTCGCGTTCGGTACGGTTGGAAAGGGTCTGCATCGGCGCCTCCTTCACTTCGTCGGCCCGTCGGCGAACTGGATGTTGAATCGGAAGCTCTCCAGCTCGCGGTAGGTGGGCTTGCCGCCCTTGGGCTCCCCCGGGACGCGGATCTTGTTGATGGCCCCCTCGGGGATGATCTTGCGGAAGTACTTGATGGACCCCAGGGCTTCGGGCCCCTGGAGCTTGAGGACCGAGTCGGTGTAGCCGCCGATCACCAGGTTGTCCGAGCGCACGTAGTCGAACAGGTAGGAACTGACGTTGATCTTGTCGGTCAGGTCCTTCAGGACCACCAGGTCCGACTGGGGCTTCTTCAGGACGAACCGGTAGGACTCGAGCTTCTTCTCCGCCTCGGTGACCGTCCTCTTGAGGTTCAGGACAGCGCCGTACTCCTTGTCCAGGTCCGCCGACTTGGCCTTGAGCGCCTTCTTCAGCTCGAGGCCGGTGTACTTCTCCAGGGAGACGTTGAGCAGCAGCCCGACGACGAGGGCGCAGCCCAGGAGGATGGCCAGGACCGCCCCCAGGCGCGACGGCTTCGGCCGGAGTTCGGCGGGGAGGAGGTTCATCTCGGGCTCCGCCGTCTGGAGCGCCTGGCACGCGGCCGCCAGGCCCAGCATGTCGCCCCGGGCCCGGGCGGGGAAGGGGGAGCACTCCGTCAGGTGACGGATGAAGGGGTACTCGGCGGGGTTGATCTTGTCCTCCCAGTTGGGGTCGGACAGGTTGACGAAGACCTCGATGTCCGCTTCCCCCTCCATCTGCGAGAGCGAGGCGCAGCGTTCGACCTCCTTGAGCACGTTCTGGAGGTTCTTGTCCATGGGGTTGATCCAGGCCAGCTTGAAGTAGCTGAACTTCCCGTCCCGGAACAGGTAGATGGAAAAGTGATTGAAATCGAGGTCGGCGACGAAGGTGTAGGGGCAGGGCGGCTTGCCGCGGCGGTTGATAAAGCCCTCCAGGCCGAACGCCGTCAGGGTCACCCCGCCGACGGTGATCCCCAGGGATTTCAGGAACTCGACGATCTTGAGGAGTTTTTCCCTGGGGATGATGTAGAGGTCGACCTCGATGGTCTTCTCCTTGCCCTGCTGGATGATCTTCTCGATGCAGAAGTCCTCGAGTTCCGAGGGCACGAAGTTCATCAGCTGGAGCTGGATGGCCTGGTCGAGGTTCTCCTCGGCCTCGGGGGGCAGGGAGAGGTGGCGGAAGGCGACCTGGTCGGGCCCGAGCGCGAGGAGGGCGCCTTCCGGCACGACCTTCAGCTTCTCGAAGAACCCCTGCACTTCCATCCGGGTCAGCACCGGGTCCTTGCGGGCGGTGCCCGTGAGGGCGAGGTTCCCCAGGAACTGCTCTTCGGAGAACGTCTTGGTGACGACCTCGATATCGATCAGGTCCTCCTGGTAGTAGACACCGATGGCGGTTTTCAGAGTGACACTCATTTTTCAACCTGCTCCTGTACGGAGTAATTTTCGTTCCAGTACACGATGGAGTGCCGGAGCGGCGCGCCGGCGTCCAGCTTGACCACGCAGTAGATGCGCTTCCGGATGGTGGAGTCCTTCAGCTTCCCCGTGGAGACGAGGGAGAAAAAGGAGGACTGGATCGGGGAGCGCGTGATGATGGGGGCCTTGAGCTGGTCCATCCCCGGCGCCTGGGGGACCCGCAGGGCGAAATCCTGCTGGTCGCGGAAGGGCTTGGTGGTGCGCTGCGAGATGATGGACGCCGCCATCTCGGGCGGGAACCCGAGCGCGATGAGGACGGGCAGCGGGGCCGAGTTGACGTTGATGCCCGCCGGGGTCCCGTAGACCGTCAGGCAGCTGTTCAGGCCGTACATGTACGCGGGCTTCCCCCCCTGGCCCCGGACGTAGCGGCCGTAGAAGAGGTTCTTGTTGATCCCCTTGACCAGGAGCAACTCCTCGACGGTCTCGAACTCCGCGTTCTTGACGCGGTAGTTCCGCCCCATCGCCTGGTACTCGGGGGTCTCCGCACCGTTGAGGTGGTGGTCGTCGTCGGGGTCCCGCCAGTCGAGGATGCAGTCGGAGATCATGTCCGCTTTCTGCTCCGCCACCCCCAGGCTGAGGAGCAGGCTCATGAGCAGTTCCTTGTCGGCGTAGTTGAGGTGGATCTTGCCGTTCTCGTCCGTGATGTCGGTCTCGGCGTCCCCGAGGTCGGTGTGGAGGATCACCTTCCCCTTCTCGATGTCCAGGGGCTCGATCTCGGCCTGCTGCTGGGGGTTGAAGAGCCGGTCGCTGGTCTCCAGGGTGTAGACGATGAGCTTGTAGATGGTTTCCGCCACCCCCGCCTGGGCGAGGTAGTGGCACTTGGTGATCAGGAGGGTGTTGGCCGAGGTCTGGGCCTCCACGCGCATGGTCTTGGAGAAGGAGATGCACAGGACGCTGACCACCATCAGCATCCACAGCATGACCACCAGGATGGACCCCTCCCGGTTACATCGGCACACCGGTGAACCTCCTCTGGACGGGGTAGATGATGTTGCCGCGGCTGCGGATCTGCATCAGGAACTCGCCCTCCCCGCGGAGCGACGGGATCCGCGAGGCCTGCTTGTACTTGATCCGGACGGCGTCGGGGAGGGTGCCCATGCGCTTGGAGTTCCACTCGGTCCGCCACTCCTGGCGGATTTCCTCCTCCGCCTTCACTCCGACGTCGTTGAGGTCGGCGCCGAAGTACTCGAACGCGGCGTCGTCGAGGTTCTCCAGGAGGACGCGGCGCAGCTTGTCCTCGTCCCGGACGCCCCCTCCCGCCACGGCGGTGGGGCCGAACTCCGGGTCCTCGCAGGTGTACTGGGTCTCGTACTCCACCAGGTCCATGCCGCTGCCTTTCCGGGAGGACTCGAAAGCGTACGTGATGAGGCACAACCCCGGCAGGCGCGACAGGTGGAGCGAGTAGAGGCTCACGAAGGTCATCCGGTTCGAGCTGCCCTGGAAGAAGGGGATCCGGTGACCCATGAAGCGCGACTGGGGCTGGTCGGCGGTGACCTGGGGCTTCGGCGCGTTGGGGTCCTCCTTCGGCACCGCCGGGAAACAGCACGACACCTGGCGGCGGATCAGCTCGCACACGCTCCGGATGCGTTCGCCCTCCTCGGTCCGGACCTGCTCCTTGCGCCACGCCCGGGTGATGATGTGGAAGCCCGAGAACAGGAGCGTGCAGACGATGGCCAGGATGGTCATGGCCACCAGCATCTCCA
This is a stretch of genomic DNA from Acidobacteriota bacterium. It encodes these proteins:
- a CDS encoding sigma-70 family RNA polymerase sigma factor; this encodes MTENASMGNCLEDLIRKAAVGDIEARHELYGIFAQRIFNFILSMVKRREDAEDITQDTFVLAFRALHTLKEAGRFEQWLYRIARNEAYQRFRKRRTEETVFPGASTPEGDDADPTENSRNPEERVLGDELATVVQRALDTLPPKLREVFILSVIHEKSYKEIAQIVGRSLLAVKTDIYRARVFAKDSIRHYLKQG
- a CDS encoding general secretion pathway protein GspK yields the protein MCRCNREGSILVVMLWMLMVVSVLCISFSKTMRVEAQTSANTLLITKCHYLAQAGVAETIYKLIVYTLETSDRLFNPQQQAEIEPLDIEKGKVILHTDLGDAETDITDENGKIHLNYADKELLMSLLLSLGVAEQKADMISDCILDWRDPDDDHHLNGAETPEYQAMGRNYRVKNAEFETVEELLLVKGINKNLFYGRYVRGQGGKPAYMYGLNSCLTVYGTPAGINVNSAPLPVLIALGFPPEMAASIISQRTTKPFRDQQDFALRVPQAPGMDQLKAPIITRSPIQSSFFSLVSTGKLKDSTIRKRIYCVVKLDAGAPLRHSIVYWNENYSVQEQVEK
- a CDS encoding prepilin-type N-terminal cleavage/methylation domain-containing protein codes for the protein MADPRRTPSRKLRPAGFSLLEMLVAMTILAIVCTLLFSGFHIITRAWRKEQVRTEEGERIRSVCELIRRQVSCCFPAVPKEDPNAPKPQVTADQPQSRFMGHRIPFFQGSSNRMTFVSLYSLHLSRLPGLCLITYAFESSRKGSGMDLVEYETQYTCEDPEFGPTAVAGGGVRDEDKLRRVLLENLDDAAFEYFGADLNDVGVKAEEEIRQEWRTEWNSKRMGTLPDAVRIKYKQASRIPSLRGEGEFLMQIRSRGNIIYPVQRRFTGVPM
- the gspD gene encoding type II secretion system secretin GspD; the protein is MKRFPWKPFTTCLVLAVLAFGLAPAQDDPDKVPPKVKERPPMRPSVMRPAGSPTPIPFGPGAPAPGITPSPDSPQGPEPAPSPSPRPSRPVSDGLSRSSSGAGFNLQIYDADLFDFIDLICKQLEMDYLIDAKVQANKVNISIKKPVPREALMPILIDILRINGATIVKSGEIYHFVPIQEGKKYPSEIKRIKGREDVVGEELNTYIIPVQFMPAGELARILDEFKTDNTQIINLETYNILMISDFGDNLKKLLDIVEILDNGFFEVNMLELVPIQFNKAEDVTKDLTVVFSAGSNSTGIKFIAVPRLNSVLVVCRTPNAMDQVKKWIEKLDAPAARGVETFVYKVENTTATNIADILGQLFEDMGAQTGAVGPRQKTVATGEASTTASGQPSVPMGGQVIQPELKGTTKGGEGVAIQGLSGNVKIICDDLNNSLIIQGTQADYEFLLKTIKKLDVLPRQVLVEAKIIAVQLQGTLTYGVGAWLKGRGDADGNDIYPPTQGQFTPSDATKPGLTISTLFTFGLNGQRQVDLLLNTLESITKVQVLDSPALLVLDGNQATFNVGDEIPIATSSFTNPYLGGTTPDNNQYNITNTQIQYRSTGVSLNVAPRISAAGVVTMEIATEVSTPGEASKGLAGSPPISRAALNTTMVVQDGASVVLAGIIRERDGTSVAGLPGLSRIPVLGWLFGDSSKSKTRNELLVILTPHVIHTSEDLIKTSDAVQHSLKNINNFIRNKKKHREYGVYQPPEEKKKKDKKKDEAKKKKKEDGKKEEAKDGAGDETAAVAPPEPRPSADTNPDKEKPKDPEKIDIPEPAADPAKKPEPEPEPPKSSARTLPPESLAGPPPPGA